From one Flavobacterium sp. N502536 genomic stretch:
- a CDS encoding DinB family protein translates to MQSEKLIQTLLEQTRQIINQAEKLKNYDLNALTWRENETSWSILECLEHLNLYGDFYLPQIESEIKQSTTKADVEFKSGFLGSYFAKSMLPKEKPNKMRTFKDKNPLNTKLDQSVIDRFVNQQIKLLDLLNQSGKVSLNKVKIKISISNFIKLKLGDTFQFLINHMIRHFNQIDKIQIAMKNA, encoded by the coding sequence ATGCAATCAGAGAAATTAATACAGACGCTTTTAGAGCAGACAAGGCAAATTATCAATCAGGCAGAAAAATTAAAAAATTATGACTTGAATGCTTTAACTTGGAGGGAAAACGAAACTTCCTGGAGCATTCTGGAATGTTTGGAACATTTGAATTTGTATGGTGACTTTTATTTACCGCAAATAGAAAGCGAGATAAAACAATCAACCACCAAAGCTGATGTTGAATTTAAAAGTGGATTTTTAGGGAGTTACTTTGCAAAAAGCATGTTGCCAAAAGAAAAGCCAAACAAAATGAGAACTTTTAAAGACAAAAATCCGTTGAATACTAAACTGGATCAATCGGTAATTGACAGGTTTGTAAATCAGCAAATCAAACTTTTAGACTTGTTAAATCAATCGGGAAAAGTGAGTTTAAACAAAGTGAAGATTAAGATTTCAATTTCAAACTTTATTAAGTTAAAACTGGGAGACACTTTTCAATTTTTGATCAATCACATGATTAGACATTTCAATCAGATTGACAAAATACAGATTGCGATGAAAAATGCCTGA
- a CDS encoding Crp/Fnr family transcriptional regulator: MKEIIELSEKTITIDRNEFLKVKGSIDTNMYFIVSGSLRIFVLDEYEERTIRFGYKENLIVSLDSFLTGKPSDLFIQAIKKTVLKVVDKQQIDRFLETESNRNLWIKILENLVVQQMEREIDILTNSPKERYERVLKRSPQLFQEVPNRHIANYLRMSAETLSRLKKS; encoded by the coding sequence ATGAAAGAAATTATCGAACTTTCGGAGAAGACAATAACTATCGACAGAAACGAATTTCTGAAGGTGAAAGGCAGCATTGATACCAATATGTATTTTATAGTAAGCGGAAGTCTGAGGATTTTTGTTTTAGACGAATATGAAGAACGAACAATCCGATTTGGTTATAAAGAAAATTTGATCGTTTCATTGGATTCATTCTTGACAGGTAAACCTTCTGATTTGTTTATTCAGGCGATCAAAAAAACGGTGCTAAAAGTGGTGGACAAACAACAAATTGACCGATTTTTAGAAACAGAAAGCAATAGAAATCTATGGATAAAAATTCTGGAAAATTTGGTAGTGCAGCAAATGGAACGCGAGATTGATATTCTGACCAATTCGCCAAAAGAAAGATATGAAAGGGTTTTAAAAAGAAGTCCACAGCTTTTTCAGGAAGTTCCAAACCGGCATATTGCCAATTATTTAAGAATGAGTGCCGAAACTTTATCCCGGCTAAAAAAGTCTTGA
- a CDS encoding TonB-dependent receptor has translation MKLKIVLLFIFSTTFLIAQNTISGKVNDEYGIPLSGVNIQLLGTETNVKTNADGLYQIENLAKGSYTIEASLDGYVSRKHKIVLEDSFNSSVAITLEKVHKTPKEAEKLNDVVVKGVSEKKKKEQSAQAVSVIEMREAKFKTADLGEVLAQTQGISVRRSGGLGSRTNFSMNGLTGNQIRFFLEGIPLEYHGYTFGISTIPVNLIDRVEVYKGVVPIEFGADALGGAVNLITPKIKPGFSGSFSAQAGSFGTYRTSLILNNYNEKTGFFIRGSAFYDSSQNNYKVDVDVPDNAGKIKKVTVPRFHDAYKGIGVQLKTGIKDRIWAKELSIEGFYTDYTKEIQHNQLMVGVPYGEVMTYRKAAGSVLTYRNDFGENFTLDFISGYNYRERQFTDVSDFVYNWYGERIEGSAGNISGEISESTGPSDTYTWNNDVFSRLKASWKINDRYALSFTSAPTYSKQTGDDRLINGYDPASAARQMFTWINGADFKINAFNEKLENVFFAKNYLQKISSEEKIPSNNSVIKEKNSVNYFGFGNGFRFKFNEQFSTKLTYEYATRLPQTDELFGDGQFIQGNINLKPERSHNVNFELFFKSKGNYESSNWQVQTNVFLRKIDNQILFVPSVDRNNVYQNVFAATSKGIEVSGSWTSKDDKLSFHANSTYQHFYNDSNEGIFAAYKGDRVPNQPYFFANGGANYSFHNIIGKTDKLSLFLDVRYVYEFFRSWESASVNPFVIPSQKTFDFGTTYHNSIKGAKYAITAEIQNLSNEKNYDFFGVQKPGRSFNIKLVTQF, from the coding sequence ATGAAGCTCAAAATAGTATTGCTCTTTATATTCTCGACGACATTTTTAATCGCACAAAACACAATCTCTGGTAAAGTAAATGATGAATACGGAATTCCGTTAAGCGGGGTTAATATTCAGCTTTTAGGTACAGAAACAAATGTAAAAACTAATGCTGACGGACTTTATCAGATAGAGAATCTGGCAAAGGGCAGCTATACCATTGAAGCGAGCTTAGATGGATATGTCTCCAGGAAACATAAAATTGTTTTAGAAGATTCTTTCAATTCTTCGGTTGCCATAACTTTAGAAAAGGTTCATAAAACGCCGAAAGAGGCAGAGAAGTTAAATGATGTAGTAGTAAAGGGGGTATCTGAAAAAAAGAAAAAAGAACAATCGGCACAAGCAGTTTCCGTAATAGAAATGCGGGAAGCCAAGTTTAAAACTGCTGATTTAGGTGAAGTACTTGCTCAAACGCAGGGTATCAGTGTTAGACGCAGCGGTGGTTTAGGTTCCAGAACAAATTTTTCGATGAATGGACTTACAGGAAATCAAATCAGGTTTTTCTTAGAGGGTATTCCATTAGAGTATCACGGTTATACTTTCGGGATTTCAACAATTCCTGTTAATTTGATTGATCGAGTTGAAGTTTATAAGGGAGTTGTTCCTATCGAATTTGGAGCAGATGCTCTTGGTGGTGCTGTCAATTTAATCACTCCAAAAATAAAGCCTGGTTTTAGTGGATCTTTCTCAGCTCAGGCTGGCTCTTTTGGAACTTACCGAACATCACTAATACTTAACAATTATAATGAAAAGACGGGCTTTTTTATAAGAGGAAGTGCATTTTACGACAGCTCTCAAAACAACTATAAAGTAGATGTTGATGTTCCGGATAATGCCGGGAAAATCAAAAAAGTAACCGTGCCGCGATTTCATGATGCATACAAAGGCATTGGAGTGCAGTTAAAAACGGGTATAAAAGACAGAATCTGGGCAAAGGAATTGAGTATTGAAGGATTTTATACCGATTATACAAAAGAAATTCAGCACAATCAGTTAATGGTTGGAGTTCCTTACGGGGAGGTGATGACTTATCGAAAAGCAGCCGGATCGGTTCTTACCTACCGCAATGATTTTGGTGAAAACTTTACACTCGATTTTATTTCGGGATATAATTATAGGGAGCGCCAGTTTACCGATGTATCTGATTTTGTATACAATTGGTATGGCGAGCGTATTGAGGGGTCTGCAGGGAATATCAGCGGCGAAATTTCAGAATCTACTGGTCCGAGTGACACGTATACCTGGAACAATGATGTTTTTTCACGACTGAAAGCTTCATGGAAAATTAACGATCGATATGCTTTGAGTTTTACTTCAGCGCCTACCTATTCGAAACAAACCGGAGACGACCGACTTATTAACGGTTATGATCCGGCCAGTGCTGCAAGGCAAATGTTTACGTGGATTAATGGTGCAGACTTTAAAATAAATGCTTTTAATGAAAAATTAGAGAATGTTTTTTTTGCTAAAAATTATTTGCAAAAAATCAGTTCTGAGGAGAAAATTCCCTCTAATAATTCCGTAATAAAAGAAAAGAATAGTGTGAACTATTTTGGTTTTGGAAATGGATTTCGTTTTAAATTCAACGAGCAGTTTTCTACCAAATTAACGTATGAATATGCTACCCGTCTGCCTCAAACCGATGAGTTGTTTGGAGACGGACAATTCATACAAGGGAATATAAACTTAAAACCCGAACGCAGTCATAATGTCAATTTTGAGCTTTTTTTCAAGTCAAAAGGAAATTATGAAAGCAGCAACTGGCAAGTGCAAACCAATGTCTTTTTGAGAAAGATAGACAATCAGATCTTATTTGTGCCGAGTGTGGATCGCAATAATGTTTATCAAAATGTATTTGCAGCCACTTCTAAAGGAATTGAAGTTTCGGGCAGCTGGACTTCAAAAGACGACAAACTCTCTTTTCATGCGAATAGTACGTATCAGCATTTTTATAATGACTCAAACGAAGGAATATTTGCAGCTTACAAAGGAGACAGAGTGCCTAATCAGCCTTATTTTTTTGCCAACGGCGGGGCTAATTATTCTTTTCACAACATAATTGGCAAGACAGATAAATTATCTCTTTTTCTCGATGTTAGATATGTATATGAATTTTTCAGAAGCTGGGAAAGTGCTTCAGTAAATCCGTTTGTTATCCCGAGCCAGAAGACTTTTGATTTTGGTACAACCTATCACAATAGCATAAAGGGAGCC
- a CDS encoding ABC transporter ATP-binding protein translates to MPRYQENDLPKAKLDSNSLQKALRIFKYGKNHKWKFFLGLVFLLLTSATALAFPKLMGMLVDCVTNKNLNRANEIAVGLMVILTLQAIFSFFRISLFVNFTENSLSNIRFALYENLVKLPMSFYSQKRIGELNSRISADISQLQDTFTTTIAEFLRQLILIIGGFVILGNISPKLTLMMLAIVPIVAVAAVVFGRFIRKYGKKTQDKVAESQVIVEETLQGISNVKAFANEWYEIQRYKNKIKEIVKIAIKGGQYRGYFASFIILCLFGCVVAVVWYGITLTIKGEVEGVGDLISFVLYTTFIGASFGGIAEMYAQIQKAVGATERVFELLEETPEEINAKARTTPIEKIKGNVAFKNVAFSYPSRKEIEVLKDVNFTAEFGQKIAIVGPSGAGKSTISSLLLRFYDITSGEIIVDGKSIYDYDLEDLRGNMSIVPQDVILFGGTIKENIAYGKPDATNEEIIAAAKQANAFNFVEGFPEKFETLVGERGVKLSGGQRQRIAIARALLKNPSILILDEATSSLDSESEKLVQEALEVLMEGRTSIIIAHRLSTIRNADKILVLDNGKITEEGTHQELINLENGTYKNLSNLQFSNS, encoded by the coding sequence ATGCCTAGATATCAAGAAAACGATTTACCTAAAGCTAAATTAGACTCTAATTCACTTCAAAAAGCACTTCGAATTTTTAAATACGGTAAAAACCACAAATGGAAATTTTTCCTGGGTTTGGTTTTTCTCTTGTTAACCAGTGCCACTGCCCTCGCCTTTCCAAAATTAATGGGAATGCTGGTGGATTGTGTGACAAATAAAAACCTGAACAGAGCCAACGAAATTGCCGTTGGTCTTATGGTTATCCTGACACTACAGGCGATCTTCTCTTTTTTCAGAATTTCACTTTTTGTAAATTTTACCGAAAATTCGCTTTCTAATATTCGTTTTGCGTTATATGAGAATTTAGTAAAATTACCGATGTCTTTTTATTCCCAAAAACGTATTGGGGAATTAAACAGCCGAATCAGCGCTGACATTTCTCAACTGCAAGACACCTTCACCACTACCATTGCTGAGTTTTTACGCCAGCTGATTTTAATTATTGGTGGATTTGTTATTTTAGGAAACATCAGTCCAAAACTAACCCTGATGATGTTGGCCATCGTGCCAATTGTAGCGGTAGCAGCCGTTGTTTTTGGAAGATTCATTCGTAAATACGGAAAGAAAACACAGGATAAAGTAGCCGAAAGTCAGGTAATTGTTGAAGAAACGCTGCAAGGAATCAGCAATGTAAAAGCTTTTGCCAACGAATGGTACGAAATCCAGCGTTATAAAAATAAAATCAAAGAAATTGTAAAAATCGCTATTAAAGGCGGACAGTACAGAGGTTACTTTGCTTCGTTTATTATCCTTTGTCTTTTTGGCTGCGTGGTTGCTGTAGTTTGGTACGGAATCACCCTAACCATTAAAGGCGAAGTTGAAGGTGTTGGAGATTTAATTTCGTTTGTACTTTATACTACATTTATCGGAGCCTCTTTTGGAGGTATTGCCGAGATGTATGCTCAGATTCAAAAAGCAGTAGGTGCAACCGAACGTGTTTTTGAATTACTGGAAGAAACTCCGGAAGAGATCAATGCAAAAGCGAGAACTACTCCTATCGAAAAAATCAAAGGAAATGTTGCCTTCAAAAATGTTGCCTTCAGCTATCCTTCAAGAAAGGAAATTGAGGTTTTAAAAGATGTGAATTTTACAGCCGAATTCGGTCAGAAAATTGCGATTGTAGGCCCAAGTGGTGCCGGAAAATCGACTATATCTTCCTTACTTTTACGTTTTTACGACATAACTTCAGGCGAAATAATTGTGGATGGAAAAAGCATCTATGATTACGATTTGGAAGATCTACGCGGCAATATGAGTATTGTTCCTCAGGATGTTATTCTGTTTGGAGGAACGATTAAAGAAAATATCGCATACGGAAAACCGGATGCTACCAACGAAGAAATTATAGCAGCTGCAAAACAAGCCAATGCCTTTAATTTTGTTGAAGGTTTCCCTGAAAAATTCGAGACTCTGGTAGGAGAACGCGGTGTTAAATTGTCTGGCGGACAGCGTCAGCGTATCGCTATAGCCAGAGCATTGCTTAAAAATCCAAGTATCTTAATTTTAGATGAAGCCACGTCTTCTTTGGATAGTGAAAGTGAAAAACTGGTTCAGGAAGCTTTAGAAGTTTTAATGGAAGGAAGAACCAGTATTATTATTGCTCACCGTCTTTCGACTATTAGAAATGCTGATAAAATTTTGGTTCTCGATAATGGAAAAATTACAGAAGAAGGTACACACCAGGAATTAATCAATTTGGAGAACGGAACTTATAAAAACTTAAGTAATCTTCAATTCAGCAACTCTTAA
- a CDS encoding class I SAM-dependent methyltransferase has translation MDRYKETFETWNKIALPYQDKFMDLDLYNDTYDFVCHSLDKANPKILEIGCGPGNITKYLLSKRPDFDIFGIDIAPNMIELAAKNNPTASFTVMDSRQIDEIKVKYDGIVCGFCLPYLSEADSRKLIKDCFNLLNENGLVYMSFVEGDSSKSGFQVGSSGARSYFYYHNLNDLKELFAENQFGEFQIFKVKYKKSETEMDVHTIVTARKKWST, from the coding sequence ATGGACAGATATAAAGAAACATTTGAAACCTGGAACAAAATTGCTTTGCCCTATCAGGATAAGTTTATGGATTTGGATCTGTATAACGACACCTATGACTTTGTTTGCCATTCACTTGATAAAGCAAATCCCAAAATTTTGGAGATTGGTTGTGGTCCCGGAAACATTACAAAATACCTGTTATCAAAACGACCTGACTTTGATATTTTTGGGATCGACATCGCCCCAAATATGATAGAACTTGCAGCTAAGAACAATCCAACGGCGAGTTTTACTGTGATGGACAGCAGGCAAATCGATGAAATTAAAGTAAAATACGATGGGATAGTTTGTGGTTTTTGTTTGCCATATCTGTCTGAGGCAGATAGTAGGAAGCTTATTAAGGACTGTTTTAATTTACTGAATGAAAATGGATTGGTTTATATGAGTTTTGTAGAAGGTGACTCCAGTAAATCCGGTTTCCAGGTGGGTAGTAGTGGTGCCAGGAGTTATTTCTATTATCATAATTTAAATGATTTAAAAGAACTTTTTGCCGAGAATCAATTTGGAGAATTTCAAATATTTAAAGTAAAATATAAAAAATCAGAGACCGAAATGGATGTTCATACCATAGTAACGGCCAGAAAAAAATGGAGCACTTAA
- a CDS encoding OprO/OprP family phosphate-selective porin, producing the protein MPHLRIVLILLFIVLNTISVLAQEKPFNVVNISKDGAQYIKFGMNLQVWGRYAELNEGSKIGTNEVSDTYDVVIRRLRLQAMGMLTENIFFHLQLGQNNINFTQNNGPSNAPLSVMDALGEYHFNEKLHIGGGLTAWGAGTTRYSANSSSSHLTLDTPMYQQFTNISSTFGNRNLSIYAKGYLGKFNYRAAITNPYRNTADNLGINSSVSTQTPRAQYSGILTYSFFDKESLEDAYHKGTYLGTKKILNVALGYMTQAKAMWRLTPDATVAYDDMKILGLDVFYDSQINNKGAAITAYAAFNNNNYGKNYIQSVNTPNPAIGDNTLINGSGAGFIGVGTGNIYYAQLGYLFGKSDNPAQKGRFQPYAATQIADLEALDTPMTMYELGVNYYTTGTLGPKFSLNYQNRAVFDKTLLGAYKQNDRLGMVVLQCQVSF; encoded by the coding sequence ATGCCACATTTAAGAATCGTTTTAATTTTATTGTTTATTGTTTTAAATACCATCAGTGTTCTGGCTCAGGAAAAACCTTTTAACGTAGTTAACATTTCCAAAGACGGAGCGCAATACATCAAATTCGGAATGAACCTTCAGGTTTGGGGAAGATATGCAGAATTGAACGAAGGCAGTAAAATTGGCACAAATGAAGTTAGCGATACTTATGATGTTGTAATCAGACGTTTGCGTTTGCAGGCTATGGGAATGCTGACTGAGAATATTTTCTTTCATCTTCAGTTAGGTCAGAACAATATTAATTTTACTCAAAATAACGGTCCTTCAAATGCACCTCTTTCGGTTATGGACGCATTGGGAGAGTACCATTTCAACGAAAAACTTCATATCGGTGGTGGATTGACAGCCTGGGGAGCAGGAACCACGCGTTATTCGGCAAACAGTTCTTCATCACACCTTACGCTGGACACTCCAATGTACCAGCAGTTTACAAACATATCATCAACCTTCGGAAATCGAAATTTAAGCATTTATGCTAAAGGATATTTGGGCAAGTTTAATTACCGTGCGGCTATCACAAATCCGTATCGAAATACAGCAGACAATCTGGGAATAAATTCTTCGGTAAGCACGCAAACACCAAGAGCACAATACTCGGGGATTCTAACTTATTCTTTCTTCGATAAAGAATCGCTTGAAGATGCCTACCATAAAGGAACTTACTTAGGCACAAAGAAAATCCTGAATGTTGCCTTAGGTTATATGACCCAGGCCAAAGCCATGTGGCGTCTAACACCCGATGCAACAGTTGCGTATGACGACATGAAAATCTTAGGTCTTGATGTTTTTTACGACAGTCAGATTAATAACAAAGGAGCTGCTATAACAGCTTACGCCGCTTTCAACAACAATAATTATGGTAAAAACTACATTCAGTCCGTTAACACCCCGAATCCCGCTATTGGAGACAATACTTTAATAAATGGTTCAGGCGCAGGGTTTATTGGTGTAGGTACCGGAAATATTTATTACGCACAGCTAGGGTATCTTTTTGGGAAATCAGACAATCCAGCCCAGAAAGGCCGTTTTCAGCCTTATGCCGCTACACAAATTGCCGATTTAGAAGCTTTAGACACACCAATGACTATGTACGAATTAGGCGTAAATTATTACACTACAGGTACTTTGGGACCAAAATTCAGTTTAAACTATCAAAACAGAGCGGTGTTTGATAAAACACTACTAGGCGCTTACAAACAAAACGATCGATTGGGCATGGTCGTGTTGCAATGCCAGGTCTCTTTTTAA